A window of Maioricimonas rarisocia genomic DNA:
TCCGGCTTGTATCGTGACGAGTGCAGTTGCACGCGTGCTCCCTGATTGCCGGCCAGCCGCAGCGCCTCGAACAGATGGGCGGCTTTCGGTTCGAGCTGACCATCTTCGAGGCGGACCACGATTGTGATTGTACTCTCGGAGGTGGAACGGCGACGATTCGCCTCCTGCACGTTGGGAGGCTCTCTTCGATTGCCCAGGGCCAGGACGCGGAACGGGCCGATCAGTTCGGTGCGGGAGGCCGGTGGTGCCGGTCCTCCGGTTGTAGCGGCCGGGGTCGGCCCGGCGGTCCGCGGGACTTCGAATGAGACGAGGTCGCCGGGATTGATCTGCTGTGGGACAACGGAACGGGAGTCGATGGGGACCCAGCGAGCGACTTCGTTGGCCTGCAGCGTATCGGCCAGATCCTGGACGGCCGGTGTGACCAGGTCGGACTCGAGGATGATCTCTCCGCCGGCAAAGGGCCGGGTCGCCCGCTCTCCGATGACCGCTTCCTTGGCGGACCACAACGGTGCGATGCGGTCCAGATTGCCGACCCCGCTGCGGGGAATGTCGACCCGCATCAGATGGGAGTCCTTGAAGGCATCGCCCACTTCGAGCTGCACGTTCGAGCGGACGGCAATGAAGGAGACCGTTTCCTGCTGTCGGGCCAGACGTTCGAGATACAGCCAGTTGCAGACCGCGCCGACGATTCCCAGCGCGGTTGCCAGTGCCAGCCCAAGGCCGCCTTTCATCGCGTCTCTTTCCGTTGATTGTTCGAGCGTCGCACCTGCATCAGATCATCTGTGAAGTGCGGGCTTTCGTCGTTAATGTCGGGGAGTCATCTGCAGGATGCCGACCCAGTCGCCGCCCGGCTCGCGGGCCAGTTGCAGATCGGCCTGTGTCCGCTGCGAGTCATCGTCCTGAACATAACTTGCCGACCAGTTTCCGTGTTGGCTCTGCGACCAGGATCGCAGAGGTTTCCACTTCTCGTGAAGGAACTGGCGATCCAGTTCGCGGACCCACTGCTTCCCCGGCCCATCGCCACGGAAACTGACCAGCCGACTGCCGTCGTGCCCGGTGATGTCGATCGTCCGCCGGGCTTCGGTGGGGAACGGGAGGGATGGTGACTTCGC
This region includes:
- a CDS encoding CpaB family protein, which gives rise to MKGGLGLALATALGIVGAVCNWLYLERLARQQETVSFIAVRSNVQLEVGDAFKDSHLMRVDIPRSGVGNLDRIAPLWSAKEAVIGERATRPFAGGEIILESDLVTPAVQDLADTLQANEVARWVPIDSRSVVPQQINPGDLVSFEVPRTAGPTPAATTGGPAPPASRTELIGPFRVLALGNRREPPNVQEANRRRSTSESTITIVVRLEDGQLEPKAAHLFEALRLAGNQGARVQLHSSRYKPE